A single genomic interval of uncultured Sphaerochaeta sp. harbors:
- a CDS encoding lysophospholipid acyltransferase family protein: protein MSKKPLFIRLAQPTYGAMILKRNKIQVVGMEYLSELKPPFLVMANHAHTFDPFFISSASPVHIRWVAGAYLFKMKGMRSMMEKWIGAIAKQQGRSDLFTIRAISESLKQGDIVGVFPEGTRTWDGEPAGFDEAIAKLVKIFKVPIVLINLEGVYGLKPRWAEKKRKGTAILRVLPPVHTDVIDQLSVKELYAFLKEKLYYSYRSWQDEMQFDYISGKSAEGVEKILYLCPDCHATSTIHSKGKLITCRQCSLTMELDNHDKLHTIKGKTNFLDVAAWHSWEREYSASSEGQSLTFPPDKGILFQTADERHLKRISKDFTLSLEQEGMRLVERSGKEYHMAFSDIQSMIINAKNTVELYHLHTLYRIRIHKRGCILKYVEAYQRNKLIQKGATL, encoded by the coding sequence GTGTCTAAAAAACCACTTTTTATCCGCTTGGCCCAACCAACGTATGGGGCCATGATTTTAAAGCGTAATAAGATCCAAGTTGTTGGAATGGAATATTTGTCAGAACTGAAACCTCCTTTTTTAGTAATGGCAAATCATGCACACACCTTTGACCCATTTTTCATCTCCTCAGCATCCCCGGTTCATATCCGATGGGTAGCGGGAGCCTATCTCTTCAAAATGAAGGGAATGAGGAGCATGATGGAGAAATGGATTGGAGCCATCGCAAAGCAGCAAGGCAGGAGTGACTTATTCACCATCAGGGCAATCTCAGAATCCCTGAAACAGGGAGACATCGTCGGTGTATTCCCTGAAGGAACACGTACATGGGATGGAGAGCCCGCTGGTTTTGATGAAGCAATCGCTAAACTGGTAAAGATATTCAAGGTCCCTATCGTACTCATCAACCTGGAAGGGGTTTATGGACTGAAACCCCGATGGGCGGAAAAGAAAAGAAAGGGAACAGCAATTCTCAGGGTTCTCCCCCCAGTTCATACCGATGTGATCGACCAACTCTCGGTGAAAGAGCTCTATGCGTTTCTCAAGGAGAAGCTGTACTATAGCTACCGTTCCTGGCAGGATGAGATGCAGTTTGACTATATCTCGGGGAAATCGGCTGAAGGAGTGGAGAAAATCCTCTATCTCTGCCCAGATTGTCACGCAACCAGTACCATCCATTCCAAGGGGAAGCTGATTACCTGCAGGCAATGCTCACTTACCATGGAGCTGGACAACCATGACAAGCTGCACACAATCAAAGGGAAGACCAACTTCCTAGATGTCGCTGCCTGGCACTCCTGGGAGAGAGAGTACAGCGCCTCAAGCGAGGGACAATCATTAACATTCCCACCTGATAAGGGGATCCTGTTCCAGACAGCTGATGAGCGACATCTCAAGCGGATCTCAAAGGATTTCACCCTCTCTCTGGAACAAGAGGGAATGCGTCTTGTGGAACGAAGCGGAAAAGAATATCACATGGCTTTTTCTGATATCCAATCCATGATTATCAACGCAAAGAACACGGTGGAACTCTACCATCTTCATACTCTGTACAGGATACGGATCCACAAACGAGGTTGTATCCTCAAATACGTGGAAGCGTACCAGCGAAACAAACTGATCCAGAAGGGGGCAACCTTATGA
- a CDS encoding MFS transporter — protein sequence MAKTGFERNLQYAKFSAYGFLKNLRFYEPFMMLVFLDKGLSYLEIGTLYAVREILINITEIPSGVFADSLGRRLTMVFSFLAYIFSFIVFFVAQEFGILLMAMVLYAFGDAFRTGTHKAMIFDYLRMRGWEDQKTHYYGNTRAWSQRGAALSALIAAFLVFYNGSYAPIFLFTIIPYVLNLLLIVSYPKDLDGPRHTSDKRIRDEFAAVLQSLAKTMKSWSMVRTISSQALFSGYYKAFKDYLQPILQTFALSLPILLAYEDQERTALIVGIVYSILYATTAIASSNSGKFSERFNQLASPLNITLVVGISLGLVSGLLLHLTYATLAVVLYLGIYILENLRKPMSIHYVSDQMDQASLASALSVESQAESLFAAGIALLLGWMSTLLGVGLGILVVSGICLLLGLVLRLPTQENRQRQ from the coding sequence ATGGCAAAGACAGGATTTGAGAGAAACTTGCAGTACGCCAAGTTTAGTGCATATGGGTTCTTAAAGAATCTGCGGTTCTATGAACCGTTCATGATGTTGGTGTTCTTGGACAAGGGGTTGTCCTATCTGGAGATCGGGACGCTGTATGCGGTAAGAGAAATATTGATCAACATCACAGAGATTCCCTCCGGGGTATTTGCTGACAGTCTGGGTAGGAGACTGACAATGGTCTTCTCTTTTCTTGCCTACATCTTTAGTTTCATTGTCTTTTTTGTTGCCCAAGAGTTTGGAATTCTGCTTATGGCCATGGTTCTCTATGCATTTGGTGATGCGTTTAGAACGGGTACCCACAAGGCCATGATCTTCGACTATCTGAGGATGAGGGGGTGGGAAGACCAGAAAACCCACTACTATGGAAATACTCGGGCTTGGTCACAACGTGGAGCTGCCCTCTCCGCGTTGATCGCTGCTTTCCTGGTTTTCTACAATGGTTCATATGCCCCAATCTTTCTCTTTACCATTATCCCCTATGTCCTGAACTTGCTTCTGATAGTTAGCTATCCAAAGGACTTGGATGGACCCAGACATACTAGTGATAAGCGAATAAGGGATGAGTTTGCTGCAGTTCTACAGTCCTTGGCGAAAACAATGAAGAGTTGGTCCATGGTGCGCACTATCTCCAGCCAGGCGCTCTTCAGTGGGTACTACAAGGCATTCAAGGACTATTTACAGCCGATACTGCAAACATTTGCTCTCAGCCTTCCAATATTGTTGGCGTATGAGGATCAAGAGAGAACAGCATTGATAGTGGGAATTGTATATTCAATTCTCTATGCGACCACTGCGATTGCATCCAGCAATTCCGGTAAGTTTTCAGAGCGGTTCAACCAGCTTGCATCTCCCCTTAATATCACATTGGTTGTCGGTATATCCCTTGGTTTGGTAAGTGGCCTGCTCTTGCACCTAACCTATGCAACATTGGCAGTGGTGTTGTACTTGGGAATCTATATCCTTGAGAATTTGCGAAAACCCATGAGTATTCACTATGTGAGCGACCAGATGGATCAAGCTTCACTTGCTAGTGCGCTCTCGGTGGAATCCCAAGCTGAGTCCCTTTTTGCAGCAGGTATCGCGCTCCTCTTGGGTTGGATGAGCACCTTGCTTGGTGTTGGACTTGGAATCTTGGTGGTTTCTGGAATCTGTTTACTGTTGGGACTGGTGCTAAGATTGCCTACTCAGGAGAATCGCCAAAGGCAATAA
- the arsB gene encoding ACR3 family arsenite efflux transporter — protein sequence MSNKNNITGISFFERYLTLWVLLCMATGVLIGVYLPQIPHFLSRFEYANVSIPVAILIWLMIYPMMLKVDFHSIKQVGQNPKGLMITWITNWLIKPFSMYAIAFFFFFIVYKAIIPESLAREYLAGAVLLGAAPCTAMVFVWSHLTRGNPAYTLVQVATNDLIILAAFVPIVGLLLGISGISIPWMTLFLSVVLFVVIPLGAGWFSRVLITRSHGLEYFENTFIPKFSNVTITGLLLTLIIIFSFQGQTIIDNPLNIVLIAIPLIIQTFLIFFIAYLWAKAWKLPHDVAAPAGMIGASNFFELAVAVAISVFGLQSGATIATVVGVLVEVPVMLTLVGIANRTKRWFPTPQS from the coding sequence GTGAGCAACAAGAACAATATAACAGGGATCAGCTTCTTTGAACGATACCTGACTCTATGGGTGCTTCTTTGCATGGCCACAGGTGTATTGATCGGTGTATATCTTCCCCAGATTCCTCATTTTCTCTCCCGGTTTGAATATGCAAATGTATCAATTCCTGTAGCTATCCTGATCTGGCTCATGATCTACCCCATGATGCTCAAGGTCGATTTTCATAGCATCAAGCAAGTTGGGCAAAATCCAAAAGGCCTTATGATTACCTGGATAACCAACTGGCTTATCAAGCCTTTCAGCATGTATGCCATCGCCTTCTTCTTTTTCTTTATCGTGTACAAGGCCATCATTCCCGAAAGCCTTGCCAGGGAGTACCTGGCAGGGGCTGTTCTCCTGGGGGCTGCGCCCTGTACTGCAATGGTATTTGTATGGAGCCATCTCACCAGAGGTAATCCAGCGTATACCTTAGTTCAGGTTGCAACCAACGATCTCATCATTCTTGCAGCATTCGTACCCATCGTGGGACTGCTACTCGGAATAAGTGGCATAAGCATCCCCTGGATGACCCTCTTCCTCTCGGTGGTGCTCTTTGTGGTCATTCCCCTTGGGGCTGGATGGTTCAGTCGTGTGCTGATCACACGCAGTCATGGCCTCGAATACTTTGAAAATACCTTCATTCCCAAATTCAGCAATGTGACCATTACCGGCTTGCTTCTTACCCTGATTATCATTTTCTCATTCCAAGGTCAGACAATCATAGACAACCCGCTTAATATCGTGTTGATAGCCATACCACTCATCATCCAGACATTCCTCATCTTCTTCATAGCCTATCTTTGGGCCAAAGCATGGAAATTGCCCCATGATGTGGCAGCACCAGCTGGAATGATTGGGGCCTCGAACTTCTTTGAATTAGCTGTAGCAGTCGCTATCTCAGTCTTTGGACTACAATCAGGAGCTACCATAGCGACCGTAGTTGGGGTTTTGGTGGAGGTTCCCGTAATGTTGACCTTGGTGGGTATAGCAAACCGAACCAAGCGCTGGTTTCCTACACCTCAATCCTGA
- a CDS encoding ATP-binding cassette domain-containing protein, which translates to MPNNPILLSMKHITKTFPGVRALDDVSLDVKPSEIHALVGENGAGKSTLMKVLSGVYPYGTYDGDIFFEGNHCKFSSIRQSEQAGIVIIHQELALSPYLSIAENMFIGDERAKFNIINWDKTREDAITYMKRIGLNENPNTPVNKLGVGKQQMVEIAKALAKHAKLLILDEPTSALNERDSQHLLDILKELRDKSNISSVLISHKLNEVASVADSITILRDGKTIETLDVVRKKNTPVSISEERIIKGMVGREITDMFPKRDNPVGDILFEVRDWTVQNPDNPERNKLEGININVRSGEVVGLAGLVGAGRTEFAMSVFGRAYGENITGKTFLEGKEVDISTISKAIENGVAYVPEDRKELGLVLIQNIKENTTIAKLKKIANASVINEHEENIVAEDYCKRLNTKTPTILQKTGNLSGGNQQKVVLSKWLFTDPKVLILDEPTRGIDVGTKHEIYTIINSLAKQGYACILISSEMPEIIGMSDRIYVMSEGKITAELSGETATQEDIMRNILNN; encoded by the coding sequence ATGCCAAACAATCCTATTCTGCTGTCGATGAAGCATATCACCAAGACTTTCCCGGGGGTGAGAGCGCTTGATGATGTCAGCCTAGATGTAAAACCATCTGAAATTCATGCCTTGGTTGGCGAGAATGGAGCTGGGAAATCAACCTTGATGAAAGTTCTCTCAGGTGTGTACCCATACGGAACCTATGATGGGGACATCTTTTTCGAAGGCAATCACTGCAAGTTCTCCAGCATCAGGCAGAGTGAACAAGCGGGAATTGTCATCATCCACCAGGAGCTGGCATTAAGCCCCTATCTTTCCATTGCTGAGAATATGTTCATTGGTGATGAACGGGCTAAATTCAATATCATCAATTGGGATAAGACCCGAGAAGACGCAATAACATATATGAAGCGAATCGGGCTCAATGAAAATCCAAACACTCCGGTAAATAAGCTTGGGGTGGGCAAACAACAGATGGTCGAGATCGCCAAGGCATTGGCAAAGCATGCAAAGCTGCTGATTCTCGACGAACCTACTTCAGCACTCAATGAGAGAGATAGCCAACATCTACTTGATATTCTCAAGGAGTTGCGTGACAAGAGCAATATTTCCTCTGTCTTGATCTCCCATAAACTGAACGAAGTTGCTTCTGTTGCCGATTCCATTACCATCCTTCGGGACGGTAAGACTATTGAGACACTTGATGTAGTACGTAAGAAAAATACCCCCGTATCAATCAGTGAAGAGAGAATCATCAAGGGTATGGTCGGAAGGGAAATTACCGACATGTTCCCAAAGCGGGACAACCCAGTCGGGGATATCCTATTCGAGGTCAGGGACTGGACGGTTCAGAATCCTGACAATCCCGAACGAAATAAACTCGAAGGGATAAACATCAATGTTCGCTCTGGAGAAGTTGTCGGCCTAGCTGGTCTGGTTGGTGCTGGACGTACTGAATTCGCTATGAGTGTATTTGGTCGTGCATATGGGGAAAACATCACCGGAAAAACGTTTCTTGAAGGAAAGGAAGTTGACATCAGTACAATTTCCAAGGCAATCGAAAACGGTGTTGCCTATGTGCCTGAGGACCGCAAGGAACTGGGTTTGGTATTGATCCAGAACATCAAGGAAAATACCACAATTGCCAAGCTTAAGAAGATTGCAAATGCTTCAGTGATCAACGAACATGAAGAGAATATTGTCGCAGAAGATTACTGCAAGCGACTTAACACAAAGACACCGACAATTCTCCAAAAGACGGGGAACCTTTCTGGAGGCAATCAGCAGAAAGTTGTGTTGTCCAAATGGTTGTTCACTGACCCAAAGGTATTGATTCTCGATGAACCTACGCGAGGTATTGATGTTGGGACAAAGCATGAAATCTACACAATCATCAATTCACTCGCCAAACAAGGATATGCATGTATCCTGATCTCCAGTGAAATGCCGGAGATTATTGGAATGAGTGATAGAATCTATGTAATGAGTGAAGGAAAGATTACTGCAGAACTTTCTGGAGAGACCGCGACCCAAGAGGATATTATGCGTAATATCCTCAACAACTAA
- a CDS encoding LacI family DNA-binding transcriptional regulator, which yields MRRKTVTLQDIAEKVGLSTASVSMILAGKSLSRFPDETIDTVYRVSKELGYVSKRAKKDRRILLIVCPSVINPYFATLIQGMEQEAHVQGLGTMLCTTYWDTEKEKRVCEFAKEPTVGGVVFAMIPQQPELVRELSATVPVVAVGDKQNELGLDTVDVNNYNAGVLVARHLLELGHRNIAYLCTSLNSEHSARVRRYEGLKAQIKQAGGNAKLTLFTREIPSLTELNTIDIEHETGYVLAERCIAEAPEVTAMVAINDMVAYGVMDAVKDGGFSIPGDYSVCGFDNIYPSSFGGVGLTSVEHFIVQGGRSAVRLVCEKMSKKPSRVFEGSGVTRIEYHNRLIVRASTGIPKSE from the coding sequence ATGAGAAGAAAAACCGTGACATTGCAGGATATTGCTGAGAAAGTAGGGCTATCGACGGCAAGTGTTTCCATGATCCTTGCGGGGAAGAGCCTTTCACGCTTTCCTGATGAAACAATCGATACTGTCTATAGGGTAAGCAAGGAGCTTGGGTATGTAAGTAAACGGGCAAAGAAAGATCGACGTATTCTTCTAATTGTATGCCCCTCGGTCATAAATCCTTACTTTGCTACGCTCATCCAAGGGATGGAGCAAGAGGCTCATGTGCAAGGACTGGGGACCATGCTCTGCACTACGTACTGGGATACAGAGAAGGAGAAGCGGGTATGTGAATTTGCCAAGGAACCTACCGTTGGAGGAGTTGTTTTTGCCATGATCCCCCAGCAACCGGAATTGGTGCGGGAGTTAAGTGCCACCGTGCCCGTGGTAGCAGTAGGGGACAAGCAGAATGAACTTGGCCTGGATACGGTCGATGTGAATAACTATAACGCTGGTGTTTTGGTTGCTCGGCATCTTCTTGAATTGGGGCATCGGAATATTGCCTATCTTTGTACCAGTCTCAACAGTGAGCATAGTGCCCGTGTACGCCGCTATGAAGGGTTGAAAGCTCAGATCAAGCAAGCAGGAGGAAATGCGAAGCTTACCCTGTTTACGCGTGAGATTCCCTCCCTTACAGAGTTGAATACCATCGATATTGAGCATGAAACAGGATATGTGCTTGCCGAGCGCTGTATTGCTGAAGCTCCCGAGGTAACAGCAATGGTTGCAATAAACGACATGGTAGCATACGGCGTCATGGATGCAGTAAAGGATGGAGGTTTTTCAATCCCCGGTGATTACAGTGTCTGTGGGTTTGACAACATCTATCCATCTTCCTTCGGTGGGGTAGGCTTGACCAGTGTTGAGCATTTCATCGTCCAAGGAGGGAGAAGTGCAGTGAGACTGGTTTGTGAGAAGATGAGCAAGAAGCCGTCTCGGGTATTTGAGGGGAGTGGAGTAACCAGAATTGAGTATCATAATCGCCTGATCGTCCGCGCATCTACCGGTATCCCTAAATCTGAGTAG
- the mmsB gene encoding multiple monosaccharide ABC transporter permease, whose amino-acid sequence MSGLIEILKKNVRQYMMVIALAVAMIAFGLLTDGIFFRPVNLTNLVLQNSYVLILAVGMLLCTLTGNIDLSVGSMVAFIGALCGVMMVDLQWNPYLAMIIALACGALIGMWQGFWIAFVNVPPFIATLAGMLVFRGLGQVIMKGQTKAPFPEAFQKISSGYIPDPFGGATVGNVTFHIFTLLIGFVIVGLIIFGEIQKRKKQKEYAFDLLPSGIWLAKVIFIASVLIAFTVVFAVYKGFPNVLILLGILVVGYQFVASKTVQGRHIYALGGNRKAAELSGVKVKWVMFWIYTNMAILATVAAMVFTARLNSATPKAGQNFEMDAIAACYVGGSAVSGGVGTVIGAVVGGLFIGVLNNGMSIIGVSTDWQQAIKGFVLLAAVAFDLYSKSRSSKVA is encoded by the coding sequence ATGAGTGGCTTGATTGAAATTTTGAAAAAGAATGTGAGGCAGTATATGATGGTCATCGCCTTGGCTGTGGCGATGATTGCGTTTGGTCTCTTGACGGACGGTATCTTTTTCAGACCAGTGAATCTGACGAATCTGGTACTTCAGAACAGCTATGTTTTGATTCTTGCCGTTGGTATGTTGCTGTGTACATTGACCGGTAACATCGACCTTTCTGTTGGATCCATGGTCGCTTTCATTGGTGCCCTTTGCGGAGTCATGATGGTAGACCTCCAATGGAATCCGTATCTTGCCATGATTATTGCATTGGCATGTGGCGCTTTAATTGGAATGTGGCAAGGGTTCTGGATAGCATTCGTGAATGTCCCACCATTCATTGCCACCCTGGCAGGCATGTTGGTCTTTAGAGGTTTGGGACAGGTCATCATGAAAGGCCAGACCAAGGCACCTTTCCCAGAGGCGTTCCAAAAGATTTCAAGCGGCTATATCCCTGATCCATTTGGAGGGGCCACTGTAGGAAATGTGACGTTTCACATTTTCACACTCCTTATTGGGTTTGTGATTGTAGGGCTGATTATCTTCGGAGAAATTCAGAAACGAAAAAAGCAGAAGGAATATGCCTTTGACCTACTCCCTTCTGGGATCTGGCTTGCGAAGGTAATCTTTATTGCTTCTGTCTTGATAGCTTTTACCGTTGTCTTTGCTGTCTACAAAGGGTTCCCCAATGTCTTGATCCTGCTGGGAATACTCGTTGTAGGATATCAGTTTGTTGCATCCAAGACAGTCCAAGGCCGGCATATTTACGCTCTTGGTGGAAACAGGAAAGCCGCTGAGCTGTCCGGTGTCAAAGTAAAATGGGTAATGTTCTGGATTTATACGAATATGGCTATCCTGGCTACGGTTGCTGCAATGGTATTTACCGCACGCCTCAACTCTGCCACGCCAAAAGCTGGACAGAACTTTGAAATGGATGCCATCGCAGCTTGTTACGTCGGTGGATCGGCTGTCTCAGGTGGAGTGGGTACGGTGATTGGTGCAGTCGTCGGAGGGCTCTTCATTGGAGTCCTGAACAACGGAATGTCAATCATTGGTGTCAGTACGGACTGGCAGCAAGCTATCAAGGGGTTTGTATTGCTTGCAGCCGTTGCATTCGACCTCTATTCGAAATCAAGGTCATCCAAGGTGGCATGA
- a CDS encoding DUF3147 family protein, with the protein MWYYIIKIGISALTITLVSEIAKRSSLFGALIASLPLTSLLAILWMHFEKTQDTAIAQLSQSIFFLVLPSLAFFALFPFLLHRGMAFWGSFMLASGATIVLYFLLIAILKHYNITAL; encoded by the coding sequence ATGTGGTACTACATCATCAAAATTGGGATTTCAGCTCTTACAATCACCCTAGTCAGCGAAATAGCCAAACGCAGTTCCCTATTCGGTGCCTTGATTGCATCTCTCCCATTGACCTCACTCTTGGCAATCCTCTGGATGCACTTTGAGAAAACCCAGGACACCGCCATAGCGCAGCTTTCCCAGTCAATCTTCTTTCTGGTGCTTCCTTCTCTGGCATTCTTTGCCCTTTTCCCCTTCTTGCTTCATCGCGGAATGGCTTTCTGGGGAAGTTTCATGCTTGCAAGTGGAGCAACGATTGTGCTCTACTTCCTTCTCATCGCCATTCTCAAGCACTACAACATTACAGCGCTCTGA
- a CDS encoding GNAT family N-acetyltransferase yields the protein MMQRLVEMKKAVPLFQGWHDTLLRSCMQGIMGEIYVDDQNEPRSAFALLGDFCLLAGEPSRELLLFQYDLGRWQTRLLVPKGELWERAIRETFGPKAREFTRYALKKEASFDKAHLSSLVDSLPPAFRIVEIDEILYHSLLSESWCRDLVGQFPTYERFRDLGLGFVILKGTEVVAGASSYCRYHNGIEVEVDTKTPYRRKGLALACSAKLILACMERDLFPSWDAHTELSLHLAEKLGYTLDYPYQTFELTTTK from the coding sequence ATGATGCAGAGACTTGTCGAAATGAAAAAGGCAGTTCCTCTCTTTCAAGGATGGCATGACACCCTTTTACGTTCATGTATGCAAGGTATCATGGGAGAAATCTATGTAGATGACCAAAACGAGCCTCGCTCTGCTTTTGCTCTGCTCGGAGACTTCTGTCTACTCGCTGGCGAGCCGTCAAGAGAACTCTTACTTTTCCAGTATGATCTTGGTCGATGGCAGACCCGTCTCCTTGTCCCCAAGGGCGAATTGTGGGAACGGGCTATCAGGGAGACCTTTGGACCCAAGGCTAGGGAATTCACCCGCTATGCTCTTAAGAAGGAGGCTTCGTTTGATAAAGCCCATCTGAGCAGCCTTGTCGATTCTCTCCCCCCGGCATTCCGAATCGTTGAGATAGATGAAATCCTGTACCACTCTCTCCTTTCAGAGTCTTGGTGCCGTGATCTGGTTGGACAGTTCCCCACGTATGAGCGATTTCGCGACCTGGGACTGGGCTTTGTCATACTCAAGGGCACTGAGGTTGTAGCAGGAGCCTCTTCGTACTGCAGGTATCACAACGGAATAGAAGTTGAAGTGGATACAAAAACTCCTTATCGAAGAAAAGGTCTTGCATTGGCTTGCAGTGCAAAGCTCATCCTTGCCTGTATGGAACGTGATCTTTTTCCCTCTTGGGATGCCCACACAGAACTATCACTTCACTTGGCTGAAAAGCTTGGGTATACGTTGGACTATCCCTATCAGACATTCGAACTTACGACGACCAAATAG
- a CDS encoding sugar-binding protein, whose product MKKMLVAAMVLLIAMNMVFAGGAAETSSKGMVGVVMPTRSEERWNKDGAAVKSGLEELGYEVDLQFSDDDIPTQVRQIEDLITKRAKVLVIASIDGSALTDVLAKAADEGIPVIAYDRLIMKSPHVDYYLSFDNYAVGQQMGDILIQGMNLDNPAKKPLLIELFGGSPDDNNAYFFYNGAMDKLKPYFDNGTLKIGSGQQGMDTVGTLRWSNELAMSRMENLLSAHYTNQTLDGILSPYDPISLSTLEACKAVGYGTPGKPLPVVGGQDCIVASCKSILAGEQYATVLKDTRVLGMATVELVDTIMRGEVPQGLNTTTYDNDSIKNGKPYIVPSVLLESVIVTKDNLVAEVVDTGYHSAEDLGL is encoded by the coding sequence ATGAAAAAGATGCTCGTAGCGGCAATGGTTCTACTCATTGCCATGAACATGGTTTTTGCAGGGGGGGCTGCTGAAACTTCGTCAAAAGGAATGGTCGGAGTAGTCATGCCTACCAGATCAGAGGAACGTTGGAATAAGGATGGAGCAGCGGTCAAATCTGGTTTGGAAGAACTCGGTTATGAGGTCGACCTGCAATTCTCAGACGACGACATTCCTACCCAGGTTCGTCAAATTGAAGACCTGATCACCAAGAGAGCAAAAGTACTCGTCATTGCTTCCATCGATGGATCGGCCTTGACTGATGTACTGGCAAAAGCTGCGGACGAAGGAATTCCCGTAATTGCTTATGACCGCTTGATCATGAAATCACCACACGTAGACTACTACCTGTCATTTGACAACTATGCAGTCGGCCAGCAGATGGGTGATATCCTCATCCAGGGAATGAACTTGGACAATCCTGCTAAGAAGCCCTTGCTCATTGAGTTGTTTGGTGGATCACCTGACGACAACAATGCATATTTCTTCTACAACGGCGCCATGGACAAGCTTAAGCCCTATTTTGACAATGGCACCCTCAAGATTGGTTCAGGCCAGCAGGGCATGGACACAGTAGGAACACTCCGCTGGAGTAATGAGTTGGCAATGTCCAGAATGGAAAACCTCCTCTCTGCCCATTATACAAACCAGACGCTCGACGGAATTCTGTCTCCTTATGATCCAATCAGTCTCTCCACGCTTGAAGCATGCAAGGCTGTCGGTTATGGAACACCTGGAAAACCACTGCCGGTCGTCGGTGGACAGGATTGTATTGTAGCTTCCTGTAAGTCAATCCTCGCTGGTGAACAGTATGCAACCGTTCTCAAGGATACCCGTGTACTCGGTATGGCTACTGTAGAACTCGTTGACACCATCATGCGCGGTGAAGTACCCCAGGGACTGAATACCACCACGTACGATAATGACTCCATCAAGAACGGCAAACCCTATATCGTTCCTTCCGTTTTGTTGGAATCAGTCATCGTCACCAAGGACAATCTCGTAGCTGAAGTAGTCGATACCGGTTACCACTCAGCCGAAGATCTTGGACTGTAA
- a CDS encoding metalloregulator ArsR/SmtB family transcription factor has translation MNIDFENGSHLLKAIADPTRICIVHILSCGELCVCEIQKYFNISQPTLSHHLTILKNVGIITASRKGKWMYYGINREKVKLLTGFLDTVFLPGDACLCKVLNEDGPSC, from the coding sequence ATGAACATCGATTTTGAAAACGGTTCCCATTTATTGAAGGCCATCGCAGACCCAACGAGGATATGTATTGTCCATATTCTCAGTTGTGGAGAGTTGTGTGTTTGTGAGATACAGAAGTATTTCAATATAAGCCAACCGACCCTCTCCCATCATTTAACCATACTCAAAAATGTAGGAATCATCACCGCATCGAGAAAGGGCAAATGGATGTATTATGGGATCAACAGGGAGAAGGTGAAGCTTCTCACAGGGTTCTTGGATACGGTATTCTTGCCAGGTGATGCATGTCTATGCAAAGTGCTCAATGAAGATGGTCCCTCCTGCTAA
- a CDS encoding methylated-DNA--[protein]-cysteine S-methyltransferase — protein MNHSFFAQVYEIVGRIPEGKVASYGQIACMLGSPSNARIVGWAMRKCSSALPWHRVIRSDGSLANKDFYELQRVMLESEGISFLSDGTIAMEMYQWNPGFQD, from the coding sequence GTGAACCACTCCTTCTTTGCCCAAGTCTATGAAATCGTAGGCCGAATTCCAGAGGGGAAGGTAGCCTCCTATGGGCAGATCGCCTGCATGCTTGGTAGTCCAAGTAATGCCCGAATTGTGGGGTGGGCCATGCGAAAGTGCTCCTCTGCGCTCCCATGGCATCGGGTAATCCGATCAGATGGAAGCCTCGCAAACAAAGACTTCTATGAGCTCCAACGAGTAATGCTTGAGTCAGAGGGAATATCCTTTCTCTCTGATGGAACGATTGCCATGGAAATGTATCAGTGGAATCCTGGTTTTCAGGATTGA
- a CDS encoding P-II family nitrogen regulator, with protein METPHTLITCIVNKGMAETVMDAARKAGATGGTILPARGTGKEEDVKFFGHPLVPEKDMLLILVGSGLTGEVLETIKNLPLLTEPGSGIAFCIDVERFIAFGDSPE; from the coding sequence ATGGAAACACCCCACACCCTGATTACCTGTATTGTGAACAAAGGTATGGCAGAAACCGTCATGGATGCCGCCAGAAAAGCAGGAGCCACAGGCGGTACCATTCTCCCTGCACGAGGAACCGGGAAAGAAGAAGACGTCAAGTTCTTCGGTCACCCATTGGTCCCTGAAAAAGACATGTTGCTTATACTTGTCGGGTCGGGTTTGACAGGAGAAGTATTGGAAACAATCAAGAACCTACCGCTTCTTACCGAACCAGGTTCTGGAATTGCCTTCTGCATTGATGTTGAGCGGTTTATTGCCTTTGGCGATTCTCCTGAGTAG